One genomic window of Halolamina sediminis includes the following:
- a CDS encoding type II toxin-antitoxin system VapC family toxin: MLLDTAFLIDLMNGDEAAVEKAEELERNLVQQRLSAMTLFELYYGIGRSAQSEAEREEVETVLSSKPVHPADTAVMRKAGRMAGELASEGDAVGDGDVIIAATAAVVDEPVLTRNVSDFERLDVEIETY, encoded by the coding sequence GTGCTTCTCGATACGGCGTTCCTGATCGACCTGATGAACGGCGACGAGGCGGCCGTCGAGAAGGCCGAAGAACTGGAACGCAACCTCGTCCAGCAACGGCTGTCGGCGATGACCCTGTTCGAACTGTACTACGGGATCGGCCGTTCGGCGCAGTCCGAAGCGGAGCGGGAAGAGGTCGAAACGGTGCTCTCCTCCAAGCCGGTCCACCCTGCTGACACCGCCGTGATGCGGAAAGCCGGGCGAATGGCGGGCGAACTGGCGAGCGAGGGCGACGCTGTCGGTGACGGCGACGTGATCATCGCTGCGACTGCAGCAGTCGTCGACGAACCAGTCCTCACCCGGAACGTCTCCGACTTCGAACGCCTCGACGTCGAGATCGAAACGTACTGA
- a CDS encoding antitoxin VapB family protein, protein MSKSIRLSDEAYERLAARKEDDETFSDVVLRLAGERSLLDIAGILDDEEADALRDAVEERRERRERELDEIAGEMES, encoded by the coding sequence ATGTCCAAGAGCATCCGTCTCTCCGACGAGGCCTACGAGCGCCTCGCTGCCCGAAAGGAGGACGACGAGACGTTCTCCGACGTCGTGCTCCGCCTCGCCGGCGAGCGGTCGCTGCTCGATATTGCGGGAATCCTCGACGACGAGGAGGCCGACGCCCTTCGTGACGCCGTCGAGGAACGTCGGGAGCGGCGCGAGCGTGAACTCGACGAGATCGCCGGGGAGATGGAGTCGTAG
- the rnz gene encoding ribonuclease Z, whose protein sequence is MTLRTTFLGTSGAVPTTRRAPSAVMVNREGERFLFDCGEGTQRQMMRFNTGFDVKHLFLTHLHGDHILGIPGLLQTWDFQDRTDALSIHAPPGSRRKLRELITAGGHDTAFPVRINEVTPGTVALDGEAFEIRAFETEHRTTSQGYALLEDDRKGRFKREKAETELDIPPGPAYGKLHAGEPVELDDGRVIEPEQVVGEPRPGRSLVYTGDTRPVEATVEIACEPDLLIHDATFDDEMADRARSTGHATAREAGEIASRAGARRLALTHISSRYPGDAREHEHEAAGAFDGDCFVAEDGQTVEIPFPDSE, encoded by the coding sequence ATGACTCTCCGGACGACGTTCCTCGGCACCAGCGGGGCCGTGCCGACGACGCGGCGGGCCCCGAGCGCGGTGATGGTGAACCGCGAGGGTGAGCGGTTCCTCTTCGACTGCGGCGAGGGCACCCAGCGCCAGATGATGCGGTTCAACACGGGGTTCGACGTGAAACACCTCTTTCTCACGCATCTCCACGGCGACCACATCCTCGGCATCCCGGGGCTGCTCCAGACCTGGGACTTCCAGGACCGCACGGACGCGCTGTCGATCCACGCGCCCCCCGGCTCCCGACGGAAGCTCCGGGAGTTGATCACCGCCGGCGGCCACGACACCGCGTTCCCGGTCCGCATCAACGAGGTCACGCCGGGGACGGTCGCCCTCGACGGCGAGGCGTTCGAGATCCGCGCGTTCGAGACCGAACACCGAACCACCTCACAGGGGTACGCGCTGCTCGAAGACGACCGCAAGGGGCGGTTCAAACGCGAGAAAGCCGAGACGGAACTCGACATCCCGCCCGGGCCGGCGTACGGCAAACTCCACGCCGGCGAGCCGGTCGAGCTCGACGACGGCCGCGTCATCGAGCCCGAGCAGGTCGTCGGTGAGCCGCGGCCCGGGCGCTCGCTCGTGTACACCGGCGACACCCGGCCCGTCGAGGCGACCGTCGAGATCGCCTGTGAGCCGGACCTGCTGATCCACGACGCGACGTTCGACGACGAGATGGCCGATCGCGCGCGCTCGACCGGCCACGCGACCGCCCGCGAGGCCGGCGAGATCGCGAGCCGGGCGGGCGCCAGACGGCTGGCGCTGACGCACATCTCCTCGCGCTACCCCGGCGACGCCCGCGAGCACGAACACGAGGCGGCTGGCGCGTTCGACGGCGACTGTTTCGTCGCCGAGGACGGGCAGACGGTGGAGATCCCGTTCCCCGACTCGGAGTAG
- a CDS encoding DUF4382 domain-containing protein, producing MQRQTVATVLAAAMLLVAGCGSGVAPGGSDGSGEGTVNMYISDQNNAIDDFEHLNVTITEIAAHRVDDSESETEASETAVSETEEIDAEDDGWVTRDVDNVTVDLTELQGNNATMVGQIDAPNGTYDKVFVHVSDVNGTLTDGSSTDVKLPSSKLHLNEEFTVGDGEAIDFVFDITVVKRGQSGSYNIQPVASESGPDQEIEERPAAKQGEREESDEDEEAETETPATGTPTATAQTSASLDFYVSDERNAISNFEHLNVTIEKVGVHRADDGGENESAWVEKDVNNVTVDLTELQGANASKLGTLAVQNGTYDKTFVHVAEINGTLTNGESTNVKLPSEKLQLKKEFTVGDGEAIDFVFDITVFEAGNSGKYILKPVVGESGTGDQVEIEERDDRSEAAEANEADDDEAEQPLELSLDGNATAGENVTVTVTQNGSAVAGAAVTANGDEVGETGENGTVVVAVPADAEELELEAERDEAEGELEVAVEQSGDDGTPTENGTESSDLAAPVF from the coding sequence ATGCAACGCCAGACTGTGGCGACGGTTCTCGCTGCGGCCATGCTCCTCGTCGCGGGGTGTGGCTCCGGCGTCGCTCCGGGCGGGAGCGACGGTAGTGGGGAGGGGACGGTCAACATGTACATCAGCGACCAGAACAACGCGATAGACGACTTCGAGCACCTCAACGTCACGATCACGGAGATCGCGGCCCACCGCGTCGACGACTCCGAGAGCGAGACCGAGGCGTCAGAGACCGCGGTCTCCGAGACAGAGGAGATCGACGCCGAGGACGACGGCTGGGTCACGCGGGACGTCGACAACGTCACCGTCGACCTGACCGAACTCCAGGGCAACAACGCCACGATGGTCGGGCAGATCGACGCGCCCAACGGGACGTACGACAAGGTGTTCGTCCACGTTAGCGACGTGAACGGTACGCTGACGGACGGCTCCTCGACCGACGTGAAGCTGCCGAGCAGCAAGCTCCACCTCAACGAGGAGTTCACCGTCGGCGACGGCGAGGCGATCGACTTCGTGTTCGACATCACCGTCGTGAAGCGCGGCCAGTCGGGCAGCTACAACATCCAGCCGGTCGCGAGCGAGTCCGGCCCCGATCAGGAGATCGAGGAGCGCCCCGCCGCGAAGCAGGGCGAGCGTGAGGAGTCGGACGAGGACGAGGAGGCCGAAACGGAGACGCCGGCGACGGGGACGCCGACAGCGACGGCCCAGACGAGCGCGAGCCTCGACTTCTACGTCAGCGACGAGCGCAACGCAATCTCGAACTTCGAGCACCTCAACGTCACTATCGAGAAAGTCGGCGTCCACCGCGCCGACGACGGCGGCGAGAACGAGAGCGCGTGGGTCGAGAAGGACGTGAACAACGTTACCGTCGACCTAACCGAACTCCAAGGTGCAAACGCCTCCAAGCTCGGAACGCTCGCGGTCCAGAACGGCACCTACGACAAGACGTTCGTCCACGTCGCCGAGATCAACGGCACGCTCACGAACGGCGAGTCGACGAACGTGAAGCTCCCCAGCGAAAAGCTCCAGCTCAAGAAGGAGTTCACCGTCGGCGACGGTGAGGCGATCGACTTCGTGTTCGACATCACCGTGTTCGAGGCGGGCAACTCCGGGAAGTACATCCTCAAGCCCGTCGTGGGCGAGTCCGGTACGGGCGATCAGGTCGAGATCGAGGAGCGGGACGATCGCTCCGAGGCGGCTGAGGCAAACGAGGCTGACGACGACGAGGCCGAGCAGCCCCTCGAACTCTCCCTCGACGGCAACGCGACCGCCGGCGAGAACGTGACCGTGACGGTCACCCAGAACGGCAGCGCCGTCGCCGGCGCCGCCGTGACGGCAAACGGCGACGAAGTCGGGGAAACCGGCGAGAACGGCACGGTCGTCGTGGCCGTGCCCGCCGACGCCGAGGAGCTCGAACTCGAAGCCGAACGCGACGAGGCCGAGGGTGAACTCGAAGTCGCCGTCGAGCAGTCCGGCGACGACGGGACCCCGACCGAGAACGGCACCGAGTCGTCCGACCTCGCCGCTCCCGTTTTCTAA
- a CDS encoding AAA family ATPase codes for MEKPLWTERHAPAIADLPQAETRERLRRAVDEPMNLVVQGPPGAGKTAAVRALAREAHEDYENDLVEINVADFFDRTKKEIREDPRFAQFLEGRSRMAKRDMINRVLKESASYAPVSGQFKTILLDNAEAIREDFQQALRRVMEQHHRTTQFVIATRQPSKLIAPIRSRCFPVPVRAPSHDEIEAVLAEILDAEAVEYDDDGLEFVAGYADGDLRKAVLGAQTAAAQHDEVTMQAAYEVLDDVGHDDELASALSAAATGDFSTARSTVDDLLDEGYDGEELLQELLRVARSEYSGEKLARLYRLAGEADADLIEGSDDTIHLTHLLSSWAAGRERLRGEA; via the coding sequence ATGGAGAAGCCGCTCTGGACCGAGCGCCACGCGCCCGCGATCGCGGACCTGCCACAGGCCGAGACCCGCGAACGCCTCCGGCGGGCCGTCGACGAGCCGATGAACCTCGTCGTCCAGGGGCCGCCGGGCGCGGGCAAGACTGCCGCCGTCCGGGCGCTGGCCCGCGAGGCGCACGAGGACTACGAGAACGATCTCGTGGAGATCAACGTCGCGGACTTCTTCGATCGCACGAAGAAGGAGATCCGGGAGGACCCCCGCTTCGCGCAGTTCCTCGAGGGGCGGAGCCGGATGGCCAAGCGGGACATGATCAACCGCGTGCTCAAAGAATCCGCGAGCTACGCGCCGGTCTCGGGGCAGTTCAAGACGATCCTGCTCGACAACGCCGAGGCGATCCGCGAGGACTTCCAGCAGGCGCTGCGCCGGGTGATGGAGCAACACCACCGTACCACGCAGTTCGTGATCGCGACCCGCCAGCCCTCGAAGCTGATCGCGCCGATCCGGTCGCGGTGTTTCCCGGTGCCCGTCCGGGCCCCCAGTCACGACGAGATCGAGGCCGTGCTCGCCGAGATCCTCGACGCCGAGGCCGTCGAGTACGACGACGACGGGCTGGAGTTCGTCGCGGGCTACGCCGACGGCGACCTGCGGAAGGCGGTACTGGGCGCTCAGACGGCCGCCGCCCAGCACGACGAGGTGACGATGCAGGCGGCCTACGAGGTGCTCGACGACGTGGGCCACGACGACGAGCTCGCGTCGGCGCTCTCGGCGGCCGCGACGGGCGACTTCTCGACGGCGCGTTCGACCGTCGACGACCTGCTCGACGAGGGGTACGACGGCGAGGAACTGCTGCAGGAGCTGCTGCGGGTCGCCCGCAGCGAGTACTCGGGGGAGAAGCTCGCCCGACTCTACCGGCTCGCCGGCGAGGCCGACGCCGACCTGATCGAGGGGAGCGACGACACGATCCACCTCACCCACCTGCTGAGTTCGTGGGCCGCGGGCCGCGAGCGGCTGCGGGGGGAGGCCTGA
- a CDS encoding protein sorting system archaetidylserine decarboxylase, translated as MALPRPSLAPGALRYGLPPLFAGFVLTPVSGPIGLGLVALGMAAVLFHRDPEREPPESGFVAPADGSVSVIREEEGRIRVGVFMNVTDVHVNRAPADGTVESVTHRPGANKPAFSKESDRNERVEIDCGEYELSLIAGWFARRIHPYVAEGDSVERGEKVGHISFGSRVDVLLPERVEFADLRVKEGEDVTAGETVVAVDPGE; from the coding sequence ATGGCGCTGCCCCGCCCGTCGCTCGCCCCCGGCGCGCTCCGGTACGGGCTGCCGCCGCTTTTCGCCGGCTTCGTGCTGACGCCGGTCTCGGGGCCGATCGGTCTCGGGCTGGTCGCGCTGGGGATGGCGGCGGTCCTGTTCCACCGCGACCCCGAGCGCGAGCCGCCCGAATCGGGGTTCGTCGCGCCCGCCGACGGCAGCGTCTCGGTGATCCGCGAGGAGGAGGGCCGCATCCGCGTCGGCGTGTTCATGAACGTCACCGACGTGCACGTGAACCGCGCGCCCGCCGACGGCACCGTCGAGTCGGTGACCCACCGTCCCGGCGCGAACAAGCCGGCGTTCTCGAAGGAGTCCGACCGGAACGAGCGCGTCGAGATCGACTGCGGGGAGTACGAACTCTCGCTGATCGCGGGCTGGTTCGCCCGGCGAATTCATCCGTACGTGGCGGAGGGTGATTCGGTCGAACGCGGGGAGAAGGTCGGCCACATCAGCTTCGGCAGTCGCGTCGACGTGCTGCTGCCCGAACGAGTGGAGTTCGCGGATCTGCGCGTGAAGGAGGGGGAGGATGTGACTGCGGGGGAGACCGTGGTTGCGGTGGATCCCGGGGAGTAG
- a CDS encoding methyltransferase domain-containing protein, producing the protein MYCLELAGEDDAFAAREAEAAAAGVEILAPGLARAGHVDRDRLRGLAYTHAADELVARTEAGIDAAAVALEAATIDREGSVAVRARDVRGLTGVSTAAAERRLGGVLVDRGFEVDLDDPDHELRALFSAEDGLADPDSDAAAAEQGQIPANEGVCVLGWLDCESERDFGDRQPTDRPFFQPGSMAPMDARALANIAGAAPGRRILDPMCGTGGLLIEAGLVGADLVGTDAQWKMVRGTRENLDALVEGVDSAVARADATALALRDGTVDGVAFDAPYGRQSKIATHRLEDLVAGALSEAARVSVDSATCVLMADRDWREAVSGTDWRVTDRFERRVHRSLTRHVHVLEKQPDDQ; encoded by the coding sequence GTGTACTGTCTCGAACTGGCTGGCGAGGACGACGCGTTCGCGGCCCGGGAGGCCGAAGCCGCGGCGGCGGGCGTCGAGATCCTCGCGCCCGGGCTCGCCCGCGCCGGCCACGTCGACCGCGACCGCCTCCGCGGGCTGGCGTACACCCACGCCGCCGACGAGTTGGTCGCCCGGACGGAGGCGGGGATCGACGCCGCCGCGGTCGCGCTGGAGGCCGCGACCATCGACCGCGAGGGTAGCGTCGCGGTCCGTGCCCGCGACGTGCGCGGGCTCACTGGTGTGAGCACCGCGGCCGCGGAGCGCCGCCTCGGCGGCGTGCTCGTCGATCGCGGGTTCGAGGTCGACCTCGACGATCCGGACCACGAGCTGCGGGCGCTGTTCTCCGCCGAGGACGGGCTGGCGGACCCGGACAGCGACGCCGCGGCCGCCGAGCAGGGGCAGATCCCCGCCAACGAGGGGGTCTGCGTGCTCGGCTGGCTCGACTGCGAGTCCGAGCGCGACTTCGGCGATCGCCAGCCCACGGATCGCCCGTTCTTCCAGCCCGGGAGCATGGCGCCGATGGACGCCCGGGCGCTCGCGAACATCGCCGGCGCGGCGCCCGGCCGGCGGATCCTGGACCCCATGTGCGGCACCGGCGGGCTGTTGATCGAAGCCGGGCTCGTCGGCGCCGATCTGGTGGGAACCGACGCGCAGTGGAAGATGGTCCGGGGCACGCGGGAGAACCTCGACGCGCTGGTCGAGGGTGTCGATTCGGCGGTCGCGCGAGCGGACGCGACCGCGCTCGCGCTGCGGGACGGAACCGTCGACGGCGTGGCGTTCGACGCGCCGTACGGCCGGCAGTCGAAGATCGCGACGCATCGGTTGGAAGACCTCGTGGCGGGTGCGCTGTCGGAGGCGGCGCGAGTGAGTGTCGACAGTGCGACCTGCGTGCTGATGGCCGACCGGGACTGGCGCGAGGCGGTCTCGGGGACGGACTGGCGGGTCACGGACCGTTTCGAGCGCCGGGTCCATCGGTCGCTGACGCGGCACGTCCACGTGCTGGAGAAGCAGCCGGACGATCAGTAG